Within the Maribacter sp. BPC-D8 genome, the region TGTAATTTTGCATCGATGACCCATTCCATTATCCTACAAAATCAAACTTTTGAAATGCACTTTTCTGGAGCCCTATTTTGGGCAGAGAAATCAATGCTATTAATTAGCGATGTGCATTTGGGCAAGGTATCGCATTTTAGAAAATATGGCGCCGCAGTTCCGCAACAGGCAGTGCAGCAAAATTTTGATTCATTGACCTCGGTAGTGAATCATTTTAAACCAGAATCAATAGTTTTTTTAGGCGATTTATTTCATTCTTCATTAAACACAGAATGGCTTCTTTTTGAACAATGGGTGCAGGCTACTCCAAAAGAAATCATTTTAGTAAGTGGTAACCACGATATAATCTCTCCGCTGAAATATGAAGAATTGAATATTAAAGTGATTCCCGAAATGATTGTAGATTCTTTTCTACTCACCCATCACCCAGAAGAACGAGATGGTTTATTCAATTTTTCAGGACATATACACCCTGCAATTAAGCTTAGCGGACTAGGAAGGCAATCTGTTCGGTTACCTTGCTTTTACAAAACGGAACATCAAATGATAGTACCCGCATTTGGAGAATTTACTGGTACATATACTTTAGAACCTTGCGATGGTTGTGAGATTTTTGTTCTCTTAGGCGATGCTGTACTACCAGTTCCTATAAAAGAGGTGAAAAAGAAGCGTAATTACCGAAAATAGTTCGTTTAATGCGCTAAAGAGCATAACTTTATAAGATAACCATTATAGTTTTACACGTATGAAAAAGAAACTATCCGTTCTCAATTTAGCATCTGTAATTTTAGTCATTGTAGTCAATTACATTTCGCAAGCATTTTCGCTAAACGATACTACAATTGGAGAAATGAGCGCAGAGTATGCCAATCTGTTTACTCCCGCAGCATATGCTTTTGCCATTTGGGGTGTAATCTTTTTAGCATTGTTGGGCTATGGTATATTTCAAGTAAAAAGAGCATTTTTTAGTGATAAACCAAGTGAATTTATTGAACAAACTGGCTATTGGTTTGCCTTAGCGAATATTTTAAACTGTTGCTGGGTAATTGCCTTCATGTACAACTACACTGGTTTATCTGTAGTTATTATGTTCGGGATATTGCTATCATTGATTAAGATTATTCTAAATACCAATATGGAACGTTGGGATGCCCCAGTAACTGTAATTGCTTTTGTTTGGTGGCCTATTTGTTTTTATAGCGGATGGATATCTGTTGCTACTATTGCAAATATTTCTGCTTTTTTAAGCAAACTTGATTGGAACGGCGGAGTACTATCAGAACAAGCCTGGACAATAAATATGATTGTAGCAGCTACTATCATTAATTTGCTAATGATTTGGAAAAGAAATATGCGCGAATTCGCTCTTGTAGGCATTTGGGCATTATTCGCAATTTATGTAAGACA harbors:
- the pdeM gene encoding ligase-associated DNA damage response endonuclease PdeM; the protein is MNFKSGLSCNFASMTHSIILQNQTFEMHFSGALFWAEKSMLLISDVHLGKVSHFRKYGAAVPQQAVQQNFDSLTSVVNHFKPESIVFLGDLFHSSLNTEWLLFEQWVQATPKEIILVSGNHDIISPLKYEELNIKVIPEMIVDSFLLTHHPEERDGLFNFSGHIHPAIKLSGLGRQSVRLPCFYKTEHQMIVPAFGEFTGTYTLEPCDGCEIFVLLGDAVLPVPIKEVKKKRNYRK
- a CDS encoding tryptophan-rich sensory protein; amino-acid sequence: MKKKLSVLNLASVILVIVVNYISQAFSLNDTTIGEMSAEYANLFTPAAYAFAIWGVIFLALLGYGIFQVKRAFFSDKPSEFIEQTGYWFALANILNCCWVIAFMYNYTGLSVVIMFGILLSLIKIILNTNMERWDAPVTVIAFVWWPICFYSGWISVATIANISAFLSKLDWNGGVLSEQAWTINMIVAATIINLLMIWKRNMREFALVGIWALFAIYVRHNESNIYIAYAAMTGTLILFIAIAFHAFKNRETSPFKKLQERLQEKS